DNA sequence from the Alosa sapidissima isolate fAloSap1 chromosome 13, fAloSap1.pri, whole genome shotgun sequence genome:
AATGCTACATTAAACTGATGATGACCATTGTAATTTGTCCCTTCATTAGGCATCAccagctctctcactctctctgttttcccctCCTCCTGTCCACGCAGGGAGCAGCACGGCCTGCATCGTGGTGCTGGACCGGCGGAGTCACCGGCTGCACACCTGTAACCTCGGCGACTCGGGTTTCCTGGTGGTCCGCGGCGGCGAGGTGGTGCACCGCTCGGACGAGCAACAGCACTACTTCAACACGCCCTTCCAGCTGTCCATCGCGCCGCCCGGGGCCGAGGGCGTGGTTCTGAGTGACAGGTGAGGCATGACCagctgtgcactctctctctctgtgtgtgtgtgtgcgtgtgtgtttgccataTGTCCTAAATGGCCTGTTGGTGACCTCTGTCTAGCTGTGCATTAAGCTGTTTCAACCAATAGAAACAATGCGGGACAAACAccatttgttgtttattttaacacttttacaacctctgacacacacacctccttagTGCTTTGAACGTTCCTACACATCTCAGGCTCACACCTAAAGAATGAAGAGTTTTGGAGACGGCATTTCTTTAAATCACTATGATGATCTCTAAATATTAATCAGTGATAAAAATGTATATGAAGGTAAAATATCTATATGTTTCTGTAGCTGATTCTTTGGGATTGCAAAACACTACCAATCATTCAGATTAATCATATCATGACAAGTGATTGGTTTTGGATTGAGTCATGATCCACCACATTGCGTGTTACTTGTTAAAATAAATCTCACTCTTACAGggaggcgcgtaactgaagcattcgtTTGtgtagcgtctgctgcaacaattagacccgtcttctaaaactatttttatgcTACGCGAATGGAGCGCTTCAGTTGCGGCCCTGTTGTAGCCTCCCTCTTAGGCCACCCTTGTATTGATTGAACTCCTATGAGTCCTTGTTGGGAGTGTAACTTACTTACGCAAGGGCTCTCTGGGAGTGTAACACAGATACTAAAACATCTCcacttccccctccctctcttcctactcctctccctcctttcactccttttctctgtctctgttctctCGCTCCTTCTCAGAACCCACCCCATATGCTAACCAgctcttgtgttgtgttgtttttttttgttgcatgGAGAACTTTTCAGGAGTTGCCAGGGCCATGTGATGCCAGCCCCTCGGCCCCTAAGGCTTGCCAACattgtgtgacacacacacgcacgcacacacacacgctacccAGAGTGATGCTGTGCTCCAATCATGGGCAGAGGGTGGCCCCTAGGGGGCCGGTACAGTCGGCCAATCCCGTCTCTCGGTTGTGCactttctttccccctctctcctcttgctcttTAAACTTGGAAGGGATTTCACGATTCAAGCTTTCCATGCACTTTCTAAATTTACAGCGGAccattttatgttttatgtcaGCTCAACCTTTGAGGGACACTTTACTGTCCTGTTCCTACCAGCCTCGTGAGATACCTCCAATCAAACAGTTCCTTTTTTAGACACATGCTTCGGTGACATATTTTTGTTCCTTAACTCAATAACTCTATAGGTTCTATATCTTGTCACAGACCCCTcaattctctctcctctttagctAGTTCTTAGGCTACGTTTTTGTTAAATGAAAGGTCATGACTCATAAGTATGTGTGTTCTTCTTTTAGTCccaacacaccacatatttttatttatttttaatgcatGCTTGACCTCTGGGCGCTTTGTCTGGGAATTTCTCTCATATGCTTTGCACTCGCATGTCTGGGAGTCGAAATTGGATTTACTCATGACAATGGTGACCGAGAAGCATGTGCCCAGTCTGTGAAGCAGGTATACGTTTtaagaacgtgtgtgtgtgtctgtttgtctgtctgtctgtctgtctctctctgtctgtctctctgtctgtctctctctctctctctctctctctctctctctctctctctctctctctctctctctcctctctctctctctctctctctctctctctctctctctctctctctctctctctctctctctgtctgtgtgtgagagggcgTGAGGTGACCCGGTGGCCCGGATAGCAGACGGATTATAGTGAATTATGCCTGGTGTCGTAGCGACACAGTGATGGCTGTCGTCCAGGGCATGGACTGTGCTCTTTGGGTGTTTTCCAGGGGCCTCACTGGGCCAAGGTCTAGACCTCTCAGTTCCTTACTCACACATGATCCCTCTCCACCCCACTTTCTCTTTTACTTTATTGAAAATGGTAGGAAAATGTGAAAATTTTAAAGTAAAGAACTAGTGGAGGAAAGATGTAGATGACCTGAGAGATAATAATATATAATCATTTTGACTGTACATGAAGCCATTGTTGAAATTTGGCAaaattgtatttgtttgttacaGTGCCACCTTGGGGTCAAGGAGTGTCATATTATATGCCTGAGCAGTGGATGGAAAATCCAACCCATCTGCCACTTTTGATGTTTCTAAGGCTTATGATTTTTGCTGCCCATACACTTTTAGCTTCGCTGTTTGGACCACTAATACATTCTGTCGTTTCTTTGTAGTCCTGATGCTGCAGACAGCTCCTCTTTCGACGTCCAGCTGGGAGACATCATCCTGACAGCCACCGACGGGCTCTTTGACAACATGCCTGACTACATGATTCTGCAAGAACTCAAGAAGCTCAAGGTGAGAACCAATTCTGAGATGGGGCTAACACTTCACTCTATTCATTCAACATGCACGCCTAAATAATGCATAGCTGCCTCTTAAATAGATTTGGCACTAACGGGCACTAACGTAACACAGAATTATTTCATAACCCGATTCTCACATACATTCAGAcatgctgaaataaaaaaaaaactcaatatCCAAACATGCTCAAAGATATACATTTAGAAAATCATGATTAAGAAATAATgattactcatacacacacactcacacacccactttAACATAGCCcacttgtttgtttgtcctGTTCAGAACACCAACTACGACAGCATCCAGCAGACAGCTCGTAGCATCGCCGAGCAGGCCCACGAGCTGGCTTATGACCCCAATTACATGTCGCCCTTCGCCCAGTTTGCCTGTGACAATGGCCTGAATGTACGAGGTGAGATAAGATGGCCTCCGCCTCCAGAGGGAGACCAGACTGTGAGGGCGGCCTCCTGCTGTTTTTTGATGACCTTATTCCATATGCGCTTCATATTTGACATGCTGCCTTTCCTCACGAAAATGGATCTGTCACAGTTTCAAACTGATCTATTTAACCTGTTCTGTAAATCTCTAAGTTTTCAGTAAACATGTTTACATGAAGAATAAACAACAGTGTTTTTCATATTAAGTGAATGTTTATAAACTAAATATGTGTAGTGATTTTTTTTGGACTATTCATGGTAATTTGTTGtaaatgtatgtttgtttgttataaATGTATATggttgtgtatgtatatgtgcattaattccttttgtgtgtgtgtgtcttgtgtttttGTTCTTCAGGAGGAAAGCCAGATGACATCACGGTGCTCCTCTCCATAGTGGCGGAGTACACAGACTGAGCGCgtgcgggagtgtgtgtgatgtgcgttTCCTTGTGGGAGTTCTCTATGTGGTGCTGCTCCACCTCAAGGCCCGAGTCTTCCGAACTACCCCACCTCCCTGCCCTCCACTGTTCTCAACCTTCACTCCCCGCCCGAGTCACCCCTCCCCATCTCCTTCTTGCACTGCCCTCTTTGTAGTCACTCTGGTCGTCATGTGCataacacgcacacgcatgcacaacaCAAAGAAGTAGCCTCTGTGGTTAAAGTCTTCCTACTCTGCACCAGACAATGCAGACACGGGGCTGTTAAACAAAGATGACGCACCGAGATGACAATCATTTCTGTCTATGTGGTGTGCATGCTGAAAgatctaaacaaaaacaaaaagtaacAGAAGGTATAGTTGTCCTTTGTGTGGTTCTAGTGACATGAGAAGACTGGTGTGTCATAAATGATGCGGTTCTAGGGATGGAATGGGGTTACATTCAGGCAGAAAGGGTCTTTGTTGTCACCATCGGAGATGGTTGTAGTGTGggaaggtgtttgtgtgtgtatgggggggggggggggggggggggtgagtgcaGAAATATGTGGCTAAATGTCTCTTGTTTGTTGGAAGGAAAATGAAGGATGTCTGTTGTTGTGCTGGAACGTTGATGCTGTAGATTGTTTAGATGCCTGGGTCTatttgtcagtatgtgtgttggGAATATGTTCAGGCCATTAAACTGCCTGTGACTCATAGACATTTGTGGCGAGTGCTGCCCATATTTACTCTGAATGATGGTGGCACTGGTGCCTGGTTTTCTAGTTGAGATGGGAGTTTGATCGTGCACAGGATGTTTGCAGATGTAGGGTGCATTTGTGGGTTTAACATAGTCAAAAGCAAAAGTTTGAGTCTGCTGTCTTGATTTGAGCCTTTTCTGGTTAAAGGGCTGTGGCCATAATAAATGTACTGTCTGCATTtagtgagtgaatgtgagtgAGTGGTTGGATAGTTTCAGTGTGACTGAAGTTCGTATAGGGAAGAAGGGAGTGTTGCTTTTGGAATGGGAGATGTCAGCCCTAACAGACACTGACACAGGGACGTTTGTGGTTGGGTTAGTGTCTGGGGCTACACAATGCATCTTAGTTTTTTGAAGTTGCCAGTCAGATGTCATGTTCATACTGCCTACTCCTCTTCTTGATCAGGTCAACAACGCACAAGGGTGAAGCAGGTTGTTGGGAGGAAGTACTCTCggtgaggggggaaaaaaaaagaaaaaagttagGTCAGGTATGAGTTGAAAGTCAGaggttttatttttgtattatgtTTCTTTCGTAGTGTGCTtacttaaaacaaacaaaaaagtgtgGTAGATGTACGTCTTTTTTGGATGTTCGGCTCAGGTCACGTGCACGTGCAGCCATATTCAGTTTTTCGGACGGCTAAACACCACCTGCACTGTGAGAGAGTGATGATTGTGTGAAGGGTTGTCtaacaatatatatttttttattttattttgtttcggCTCTAGGTTCAATCTAGAGAAAGTTGAACGAGTGTGCTGCTTTTTCATATGTACATGAAACAAAAAAGTGGGtctatttgatttatttatatgggtcaacttgtttgtttgtgtgggtgggtgggggtgtgtgtgtgtgtgtgtgtgtgtgtgtgtctgtctgtgtgtgtgtctgtctgtctgtctgtctgtctgtctgtctgtgtgtgtgtgtctgtctgtctgtctgtctgtgtgtttagaaTGTAATGTGTGCATCATTCACATTGGAGCTCCATCTAACTGTTACATCATTCAGTGGGTCCTCTTCTGACCCGATCACATTTATCTTCTCGGTTCTTACCATTTAAGCTCAAGTCAGAATGTTGGTATGTCTAAGATGGGAGCCATTATAATCCTGGTCTCTTTTGGGAAACGTCAAAGCAATATGGTTGCCACCACAAGTGATTTGGTTGTATGCTTGGCTGATTTATTTGGATCATATCTGCCATTATGTATCCAGGTCAGCAACTGTCTGTGTTTTGAAGTGGACAGTGAAGCTTAATTAGGCTGTATGTGTGAAAAGTCAGATGTGTTTAAAGGGGGAAAATGgtcaaaaaaaataataagtgaCCACATCCTCATCCATGTGCCTCAATCATGATTGTGACCAGAAAAGAGGTCATTTGAACATGTTTGGCTTTCGTAGTTTGGTGATCAGATCCCCTGGTCgctaaatgtgtatgtgtgtttgtgtaagaaaGTATGCGTGCGTAACTTTATCGCAGGTCATGATTCTTTAAAGAAAACCAAAGTAGGAAAGCCATAGCTGCCAGCATGACCAAGGCATCTCTCGAAATTCCACACTCTCTGTTATGTTGGGAATGTGTTTTGCTGTTCTGTGAGAAGAATATGGGGTCGCTGTAATGTCTGAATATATGTACAAGGACATgtaaaacaaatcaaacaagCAGGCAGTAAACTTAAATGGTTATTAAGACAATACCACATGTAACTGACAAtaaacctctgtgtgtgttagggtgtgtgttttagacatggagaaaaaaaaggtattttaagctgcatttcatttcttttctctttttttttcccctggtAAATCGTCTGGGCTAGTGTTGCATGATGTTTGTCGAGGCTGGTTGTATCTCTGATGTTCACTTCTGTCTGTGTTGCTGATACTCTCGTCCatctcaacacaacacagcctcTGCTACATAATCAGAAATGGATCTTGTCCTTAGTTAAAAATGGCATTAAGATTCATTAAAAACCTGGACTTGCCTCATCGGAGACATTTAGCAGCTGAATACTGAATAACTGGTATTCAGCCACTAaatgggtgacccccccccccccccccccccaaaaaaaaaaaaattccccaCTTTGTTTCACTGTCCCATTGTAGTGGCCAGGGAGTCCAGGCACACTCTTATAACCAGGACTTTAGTGGTATTCAGCCACTAAATGGCTGATTTCGTCCCCCTTCAAAATCCCCACTTTATTTCTGAAGTCACTGTTCCATTGTAGTGGCCAGGGAGAGTCCAGGCACATTCCTACAACCAGGACTTGCCTTAAGGAAACGTTCACCAAGACTATCCTGGTCAAGAGGCTGTGTGCGGCAGAGCTGATTTGTCTTCATCAGGACCTGGGTGGTGGTCCACATATTAGTCCCCCACTTAgctgtccctctctgtctgtctcgtcACTGTTGTTCAAGCTTTCTTTGATGGTGCTTTTGCAGTCAAGATGAGTCTCCTCTCAGTCTTTAAGCAGATGTTTGTTTTGAATGAGAACTACACTTttctgtgtgtacagtgtgatACTGCAAGAATAGTTTCTGTAAATATGTTTTCAAAAGttgtaaaatatttaaataaaagAAATATAGTATTTATACTAAAAAAAAACCCGTATGGTGTATTCAATGAGTCCCTGAAATGAATGCATAAAAAGAGATGGTTGGGGAAGTGCACGGATAAGCCTGACAGTTAGCCTACCTACGCATTACCAAACAGCTGGGTGCTTCGTGCTTGATAGACTACAAAGCGTAATGTCAGGCACTGTACCTAAATCGATGATAAGAGTTGCACACGAATGTCAAATCGTTGAGTCGCTGGATGCTGCCGCCTTCCTTTCTACCCAAAGGCCTCCAAGTCACGCGTAAGCAACACACGGAGAGCGCTCAGCTGATCGCTCTGAAGCGGGTGGGGGTAGCCAGGACATAGCAATCACGTGGCAAACGCTGCGAAATGCGCCGCTGAAACGTGTGGAGAAACATTAGTGTAGTCTATGCACCGGGTCATATCACACATCTGGTGCTCGGCCATTAATGACATTCGCGCAAATATGCATCAAGCATGTGCCTGCCAACATCTGCGTAGCATATGGAACAGAATACACTGAACCCCTCTATGTCTATCGAATATGGACAGTATTAACATTCTGACATCAACATGCGGACATCCTCTGGGCTGTTGTCATATGTCAACACTTTGACagctagcctataacattaccAAAAATAACATGCAATTATGGCCATTTAATGGTTTAGTTCGCGCATATGTTaattcattgtaggctacaagAGCAAGCTGCAAGCTCTAACTGACGGCTTCAAAAATGAATCTAACCACAAAACACTACAACAGTCGGCACTGCTCAATTTCACATTTACCCGAGAAACTAGTTTATAGCCATCTCCTGGTGTGATGGATGTACACAACAATATGATAATGCCACTGACTGCACATGGTATGGATAGGCATTGGTACTCATGATGTTGAAATAGGCCACTAGGCCTATAGATATCAAAACAGACAGGACTTAACATCAGATGGTTAATGGATAGTAGCTAAATACTGCCATCATCCTGTAAGAGGCATGTACTACATCAgatgtatttgtatgtatttattattttcaaaaaagaaaaaaaagaatgactTACAATTCCCATTCAAATTAAACACCAGAGATCAATATATCCCTGACACAAAATTACACAGATTCACAGTTGTAAATTCACATGTGAAACACCTTTTAGTAAAAAGCAGCTGATTGCAACTGCATAACAGACAAAACGGTAGCAGGTGCTTGTGAATGTGCACATCCCTATAATCACTTAACACTAATTAGAAAAAACTAAGAAAACAGACATTCACTTAATCAACTATTGTGGTATTGAAGACACCATGTTTACATAATTTCCAAAAGGCAAACAAAAAGATTAATACCCATCAAAAGGGAACAAGAATCTGATgtgaacatgaaaaaaaaaaaaaagtgttcctGGCCCAATGTTAAAACAACTAAAAGCTTTAAAGACATTTAAAAGTTCAACAAATAAGCACCACACCTTTTAACAGTTCTATTATGTGACTGCAATCAAAAGGAACAATTCCATTCTCAATTCTCCCTCCCAATCCAACAATCAGATTAATAATTTTGGTCTTATTCATGATGCCTTTCCTCAGCGCAAACAATTAAAGTACTTTGCCATTAAAAACAGCCTTAAGACCAATGACAATTAATATTGGCACATCATAAGGACAGAAGTCCCCAGTCATACTCATAAATAAACTCAATAAAGTAGCAGCTGTGTCAGAAAATACCATAACTGGGTTTACACTCTTTttgctcactcacccactctccatcacacagacactcaaacatacacaacaAACATTAGCTCATCTGAGTGAGGAATCTAAAAAACACGAAATGGCCAGTTCTGAGAGAATCCTGAACACATTGAAGGATGCATACAACATACCTTTGTGCCTCTCAAAATTGgacaaaaaaaattgttttcTTAAAAATGTTCCTCAAATGGAAAACCAACATCGGGCCCTTACAGGCAAGAAGCAATATTGCACAGGTGCACATTCCCATTCTTTGAATTCATCCTGTTTGGATTGGTGTAATAAAGCCAAGACACCGTCTTAGTTCTGAGTTAGTGTGTCTGAG
Encoded proteins:
- the pptc7b gene encoding protein phosphatase PTC7 homolog isoform X1 → MLSVLSYGRIVARAVLGGLSQTDGRDYSLITASCGFGKDFRKGILKKGMCYGDDACFIARHKSVDVLGVADGVGGWRDYGVDPSQFSATLMRTCERLVKEGRFTPSNPVAILTSAYYELLQNKVPLLGSSTACIVVLDRRSHRLHTCNLGDSGFLVVRGGEVVHRSDEQQHYFNTPFQLSIAPPGAEGVVLSDSPDAADSSSFDVQLGDIILTATDGLFDNMPDYMILQELKKLKNTNYDSIQQTARSIAEQAHELAYDPNYMSPFAQFACDNGLNVRGGKPDDITVLLSIVAEYTD
- the pptc7b gene encoding protein phosphatase PTC7 homolog isoform X2, with product MTQLPPAAGSRVADGVGGWRDYGVDPSQFSATLMRTCERLVKEGRFTPSNPVAILTSAYYELLQNKVPLLGSSTACIVVLDRRSHRLHTCNLGDSGFLVVRGGEVVHRSDEQQHYFNTPFQLSIAPPGAEGVVLSDSPDAADSSSFDVQLGDIILTATDGLFDNMPDYMILQELKKLKNTNYDSIQQTARSIAEQAHELAYDPNYMSPFAQFACDNGLNVRGGKPDDITVLLSIVAEYTD